Below is a window of Micromonospora chersina DNA.
GCGGACGCCGCCGACACCGTGGCCGCCGCCGTCACTGCCGCGTACGCCGACCGTGGCTTCGCCGCGCCCGGCACGCTCACCGTCCTCCCGGCGGGCGGCGCGAGCCGCCTGGACTGATCTACCGCTCGAGCGAAAGGGGGTGGCCGTCCCGCACGGGACGGCCACCCCTCTTTCACGCCTTGCCGAAGCGGTCAGCCGGCCTCGACGATCATGCCGGCGCCGACGGTGCGGTTGGTGGTCTCGTCGATGATGACGAAACCGCCGGTGGTGCGGTTGCGGCGGTACTCGTCGGCCAGCAGCGGGACCGTGGTGCGCAGCCGCACCCGGCCGATCTCGTTGAGCTTCAGCTCGCCGGCCGTCTCGTCGCGGTGCAGCGAGTTGATGTCCAGCCGGTAGTGCAGCCCGCGCACGATCGCCCGGGCGGACCGGGTGGTGTGCTTGATGGCGTACTTCCCGCCGACCTGCAGCGGGCGGGTCTCGTCCATCCAGCAGATCATCGCCTCGATGTCCTGCGCGACGGTCGGGGCGTTGTTCGGCCGGCAGATCATGTCGCCGCGCGAGATGTCGATCTCGTCGGCCAGCCGGACGGTCACCGACATCGGCGGGAACGCCTCGTCCACCGGGCCGTCGGCGGTCTCCACGGCGGCGATCCGGCTGGTGAAGCCCGAGGGCAGCACCATCACCTCGTCGCCGGCCTTGAGCACGCCCGAGGCCACCTGGCCCGCGTAGCCGCGGTAGTCGGTGACGGTGGTGGACTGCGGCCGGATCACGTACTGCACCGGGAAGCGGACATCGACCAGGTTGCGGTCCGAGGCGATGTGCACCCGCTCCAGGTGGTGCAGCAGCGACGGGCCCTCGTACCAGGGCATGTTCTCCGAGCGGGTGACGATGTTGTCGCCCTGGAGCGCGGAGATCGGCACCACGGTCAGGTCCGGCACGTCGAGCTTCGCGGCGAACGCGGTGAACTCGTCGGCGATCTGCTCGAACACCTCCTGCGACCAGTCGACCAGGTCCATCTTGTTCACGCAGAGGACCAGGTGCGGCACCCGCAGCAGCGAGCAGAGGAACGCGTGCCGGCGGGACTGCTCCACCAGGCCCTTGCGCGCGTCCACGAGGATCAGCGCCAGGTCAGCCGTGGAGGCGCCGGTGACCATGTTCCGGGTGTACTGGATGTGCCCCGGGGTGTCGGCGATGATGAACTTCCGCCGCGGCGTGGCGAAGTAGCGGTACGCCACGTCGATGGTGATGCCCTGCTCCCGCTCGGCGCGCAGGCCGTCGGTGAGCAGCGCCAGGTTGGTGTACTCGTCGCCCCGGGCCGCGCTGACCGCCTCGACGGCGGCGAGCTGGTCGGTGAAGAGCGACTTCGTGTCGTAGAGCAGCCGGCCGATCAGTGTCGACTTGCCGTCGTCGACGCTCCCGGCGGTCGCGAACCGCAGCAGGTCCATCGGCCGGGCCGACGCGTCGGCCTCGGCCGGCGCAACAGTCTCGACGCTCATCAGAAGTAGCCCTCCCGCTTGCGGTCCTCCATGGCGGCCTCGCTGACCCGGTCGTCGCCGCGGGTCGCGCCGCGCTCGGTGATCCGCGTGGCGGCCACCTCCTCGATGACCTTCTCCACCGTGTCGGCGTCCGAGCGGACCGCCGCGGTGCAGGAGGCGTCACCCACGGTCCGGTACCGGACCTGGGCCTTGAACGGCTGCTCACCGGCGCGGCCCCGGAAGAACTCGTTGACCGCGTAGAGCATGCCGTCGCGCTCGATCACCTCGCGCTCGTGCGCGAAGTAGATCGACGGCAGCGGGATCCGCTCCCGGGCGATGTAGTGCCAGACGTCCAGCTCGGTCCAGTTGGAGAGCGGGAACACCCGGATCGACTCGCCCGGGTGGTGCCGGCCGTTGTAGAGCGCCCACAGCTCGGGGCGCTGGTTCTTCGGGTCCCACTGGCCGAACTCGTCGCGGAAGCTGAACACCCGCTCCTTGGCCCGGGCCTTCTCCTCGTCCCGGCGGGCGCCACCGAACAGCGCGTCGAAGCGGTGCTTCTCCACCGCGTCGAGCAGCACCGGCGTCTGGATCCGGTTGCGCATGCCGTCGGCCGACTCGCGCACCAGCCCCTTGGCCAGGGCCTCCGGCACGCTGGCCACGATGAGCTGGAGACCCAGCTCCGCGACGCGCTGGTCCCGGTATTCGAGAACCTCGGGGAAGTTGTGCCCGGTGTCGACGTGCATCACCGGGAAGGGAATGTTGGCCGGGGCGAACGCCTTCTGGGCCAACCGGAGCATCACGATCGAGTCCTTGCCGCCCGAGAAGAGCAGCACGGGCCGCTCCATCTCGGCGACGACCTCGCGCATCACGAAGATGCTCTCCGCCTCGAGGGCGTCCAGGTGGGACACCTGGTACGCGGCGGGGGCCGTCATGACACGAACTCGATTCGCTCGGATCCGCACATCGGAATTCCAGACCTTTCCGGTCGGA
It encodes the following:
- the cysN gene encoding sulfate adenylyltransferase subunit CysN → MSVETVAPAEADASARPMDLLRFATAGSVDDGKSTLIGRLLYDTKSLFTDQLAAVEAVSAARGDEYTNLALLTDGLRAEREQGITIDVAYRYFATPRRKFIIADTPGHIQYTRNMVTGASTADLALILVDARKGLVEQSRRHAFLCSLLRVPHLVLCVNKMDLVDWSQEVFEQIADEFTAFAAKLDVPDLTVVPISALQGDNIVTRSENMPWYEGPSLLHHLERVHIASDRNLVDVRFPVQYVIRPQSTTVTDYRGYAGQVASGVLKAGDEVMVLPSGFTSRIAAVETADGPVDEAFPPMSVTVRLADEIDISRGDMICRPNNAPTVAQDIEAMICWMDETRPLQVGGKYAIKHTTRSARAIVRGLHYRLDINSLHRDETAGELKLNEIGRVRLRTTVPLLADEYRRNRTTGGFVIIDETTNRTVGAGMIVEAG
- the cysD gene encoding sulfate adenylyltransferase subunit CysD produces the protein MTAPAAYQVSHLDALEAESIFVMREVVAEMERPVLLFSGGKDSIVMLRLAQKAFAPANIPFPVMHVDTGHNFPEVLEYRDQRVAELGLQLIVASVPEALAKGLVRESADGMRNRIQTPVLLDAVEKHRFDALFGGARRDEEKARAKERVFSFRDEFGQWDPKNQRPELWALYNGRHHPGESIRVFPLSNWTELDVWHYIARERIPLPSIYFAHEREVIERDGMLYAVNEFFRGRAGEQPFKAQVRYRTVGDASCTAAVRSDADTVEKVIEEVAATRITERGATRGDDRVSEAAMEDRKREGYF